A section of the Castanea sativa cultivar Marrone di Chiusa Pesio chromosome 12, ASM4071231v1 genome encodes:
- the LOC142619856 gene encoding abscisic acid receptor PYL8 yields the protein MNGHGDSNGDGDGNGNGGFSGVEWDYIRRHHRHEPADNQCSSALVKHIKAPVHLVWSLVRRFDQPQKYKPFVSRCVAQGNLEIGSLREVDVKSGLPATTSTERLELLDDEEHILSIRIVGGDHRLRNYSSIISLHPEIIDGRPGTLVIESFVVDVPEGNTKDETCYFVEALIKCNLKSLADVSERLAVQDRTEPIDRR from the exons ATGAATGGGCATGGAGATAGTAATGGTGATGGAGatggaaatggaaatggagGGTTTAGCGGAGTGGAGTGGGATTACATTCGGAGACACCATCGCCATGAACCAGCTGATAATCAGTGTAGCTCGGCTCTGGTCAAGCACATCAAAGCCCCAGTTCATCTc GTTTGGTCCTTAGTGAGGAGATTCGACCAACCACAGAAATACAAGCCGTTTGTTAGCAGGTGTGTTGCGCAGGGGAACCTTGAGATTGGGAGTCTCAGAGAAGTAGATGTTAAGTCTGGACTTCCTGCGACTACAAGCACAGAAAGATTGGAACTTCTTGATGATGAAGAGCATATACTCAGCATCAGGATAGTTGGAGGGGATCATAGGCTTAGG AACTATTCTTCCATTATTTCCCTCCATCCAGAGATCATTGATGGAAGACCAGGGACTCTCGTAATTGAGTCATTTGTGGTGGATGTGCCTGAAGGGAACACAAAGGATGAGACTTGCTACTTTGTTGAGGCCTTGATCAAGTGCAATCTCAAATCACTTGCTGATGTCTCAGAGCGGCTTGCAGTGCAGGACCGAACTGAACCCATTGATCGGCGCTGA